The following are from one region of the Chanos chanos chromosome 10, fChaCha1.1, whole genome shotgun sequence genome:
- the psmb11b gene encoding proteasome subunit beta type-11b — MALQDVCSFHSSPTYSEWNSPVSLFMPLEDTSKFFRGWTGRDSISGHQQSLLNFYMPVADYLTESPIEFGQVKPDEMSSIPTTNYHNSSLPSHILPTTIPLSVSPSVPLPFPLSHGTTTLGFMFQGGVIAAADTRSSCSGLVACPASQKILPVHSHLVGTTSGTSADCALWKRILARELRLYQLRHRRRLSIRGAAKLLSHMLHPFKGTELCVAATLCGWDGGEEEETQNEQRTEGTDRHHQPMTESDSNSQPVTGTGTTFQSLVGRSQSQDAGPSFERQQKKVSGPSICYVYSGGTRLEGDLFSVGSGSPYAYSVLDGGYRWELSVDEAISLAREAVYRATHRDAYSGNFVDLYHVTAEGWKRRTREDLKEEYYREKEREKMRVEERKRERAEKEEG, encoded by the coding sequence ATGGCTTTACAAGATGTCTGTAGCTTTCACAGTTCCCCCACCTACTCTGAATGGAATTCTCCAGTGTCACTGTTTATGCCTCTGGAAGACACCTCTAAATTTTTCAGAGGATGGACTGGAAGGGATTCTATCTCCGGACACCAACAGAGTTTGTTGAACTTTTACATGCCAGTGGCAGACTACCTCACAGAGAGCCCAATAGAATTTGGCCAAGTCAAACCTGACGAGATGTCATCCATTCCAACAACAAACTACCAcaactcctctctcccctctcataTTCTCCCTaccaccatccctctctccgtctctccctctgttcctctacCTTTCCCCCTGTCTCACGGCACCACCACCCTGGGTTTCATGTTCCAGGGAGGAGTCATCGCAGCAGCAGACACTCGTTCTAGCTGCTCTGGTCTAGTGGCCTGTCCAGCATCCCAAAAGATTCTCCCCGTCCACTCTCACCTTGTGGGCACTACCTCGGGCACCTCTGCTGACTGTGCCCTGTGGAAGCGTATTCTGGCACGGGAGCTGCGCCTGTATCAACTCCGCCATAGACGGAGGCTGTCTATCAGGGGTGCTGCAAAGCTGCTGTCCCACATGCTCCACCCATTTAAGGGTACTGAACTGTGTGTGGCAGCGACTCTTTGTGGCTGGGAtggaggggaagaggaggaaacccaaaatgaacagagaacgGAGGGAACTGACAGGCATCATCAGCCAATGACAGAAAGTGATTCCAACTCCCAGCCAGTCACTGGCACTGGAACCACATTTCAATCACTTGTCGGACGTTCTCAAAGTCAAGATGCGGGTCCGAGCTTtgaaagacaacagaaaaaagtctCTGGCCCCAGTATCTGTTACGTGTACAGTGGTGGGACCCGCCTAGAGGGGGACCTCTTTTCAGTGGGGTCTGGGTCACCCTATGCTTACTCTGTACTGGATGGGGGTTATCGGTGGGAACTGAGTGTGGACGAAGCTATTTCACTGGCCAGGGAAGCTGTTTACAGGGCAACACATAGGGACGCATACTCGGGCAACTTTGTGGATCTCTACCATGTTACTGCCGAGGGATGGAAACGTAGAACGAGAGAGGACCTTAAGGAAGagtattacagagagaaagagagagagaaaatgagagtagaggagagaaaacgagaaagagcagaaaaggaggaggggtAG